In Vreelandella piezotolerans, one genomic interval encodes:
- a CDS encoding agmatine deiminase family protein: MTLATHTHRLLPEWHPQDGLQLTWPRPDGDWAYMLARIEATLERIVLATARYQKVIICVPDEATYQRLTATFEAYGIPQQQLLLIVAPTDDTWARDHGPITVLDDDDQPLLLDYTFTGWGGKFPAERDNQLTQWLADAGVWACPVASRDMVLEGGAIETDGEGTLLTTEACLLNTNRNPSLSRADIEARLADDFGVDRILWLTHGHLEGDDTDSHVDTLARFCSPTTIAYVRCDDPTDRHYTALQAMEQELKAFRQRNGEPYRLVPLPWPQACFDPEDGHRLPATYANFLIINDAVLVPTYGDPADVTALQALAVAFPEHTLIPIECVSVIRQHGSLHCLTMQLPKGTLVPATTHS; the protein is encoded by the coding sequence TTGACGTTGGCTACCCATACTCACCGCCTATTGCCCGAGTGGCATCCTCAAGATGGTCTGCAGCTCACTTGGCCCCGCCCTGACGGCGACTGGGCCTATATGCTGGCGCGTATCGAAGCCACGCTAGAGCGAATCGTACTGGCCACCGCGCGCTACCAGAAGGTGATCATTTGCGTGCCCGACGAGGCGACTTACCAGCGTCTGACCGCCACTTTCGAGGCGTATGGAATTCCCCAACAGCAATTGCTGCTCATTGTCGCACCCACCGACGATACCTGGGCGCGGGATCACGGGCCGATCACGGTGTTGGATGACGATGACCAACCGTTGCTGCTGGATTACACCTTTACCGGCTGGGGCGGTAAATTTCCCGCCGAGCGGGACAATCAGCTGACGCAGTGGCTGGCAGACGCAGGCGTATGGGCTTGTCCGGTGGCCTCGCGTGACATGGTACTGGAAGGCGGCGCCATCGAAACCGACGGCGAGGGCACACTGCTCACCACCGAAGCGTGCTTGCTGAATACCAACCGCAACCCGTCACTCTCCCGTGCCGATATCGAAGCGAGATTGGCAGACGACTTTGGTGTCGACCGAATACTATGGCTAACGCACGGGCACTTAGAAGGTGACGATACCGACAGTCATGTGGATACACTGGCTCGTTTTTGTAGCCCCACCACCATTGCCTACGTGCGCTGCGATGATCCCACCGATCGCCACTATACGGCCCTCCAGGCCATGGAACAGGAGCTAAAAGCGTTTCGTCAGCGTAACGGCGAGCCCTACCGGCTCGTTCCGCTTCCCTGGCCCCAGGCCTGTTTCGATCCTGAAGACGGTCATCGCCTGCCAGCCACCTATGCTAACTTTCTGATCATTAACGACGCCGTGCTCGTACCCACTTACGGAGATCCTGCGGATGTCACGGCCCTCCAGGCGCTGGCCGTGGCGTTCCCGGAACATACTCTGATTCCCATCGAGTGCGTCAGCGTGATTCGACAGCACGGCAGCCTGCACTGCTTAACCATGCAGCTACCCAAAGGTACGCTTGTGCCTGCGACCACTCACTCTTAA
- a CDS encoding carbon-nitrogen hydrolase, with product MSQTLNVAVIQQAAWPDKARSLAESEAGIRKAASQGAQLVLLQELHATHYFCQYEDPALFDLAEPLDGPTGQRLAALAKELDIVLVGSLFEKRAAGLYHNTAVVYDRAQGRVGQYRKMHIPDDPGFYEKFYFTPGDADDTRKEGFTPIDTSVGRLGILVCWDQWYPEAARLMALAGAELLLYPTAIGWDPNDDDAEKARQKEAWTLIQRAHGVANGLPVLVANRVGLEADHSGVGDGIAFWGGSFICGPQGELLAHAGEETEQLVVSLDMARSENTRRIWPYLRDRRVDAYGDLTRRYRD from the coding sequence ATGTCTCAGACACTCAACGTGGCGGTGATTCAACAAGCCGCATGGCCGGACAAAGCGCGCAGTCTAGCCGAAAGCGAAGCGGGCATTCGCAAAGCAGCGAGCCAAGGAGCACAGCTCGTACTATTACAAGAGCTGCACGCCACCCACTACTTCTGCCAATACGAAGACCCGGCACTGTTCGATCTTGCCGAACCACTGGACGGCCCCACCGGCCAGCGGCTAGCGGCACTGGCCAAAGAGCTGGATATCGTGCTAGTAGGCTCGCTGTTCGAGAAACGCGCAGCGGGGCTTTACCACAATACTGCCGTGGTCTACGACCGTGCTCAGGGGCGAGTGGGTCAGTATCGTAAGATGCACATTCCCGACGACCCAGGGTTCTACGAAAAGTTTTACTTCACCCCTGGCGACGCCGACGACACCCGCAAAGAGGGCTTTACGCCCATCGACACGTCCGTGGGGCGGTTAGGGATTTTGGTGTGCTGGGACCAGTGGTATCCGGAAGCGGCGCGCCTGATGGCGCTGGCGGGTGCCGAGCTGCTGCTCTATCCCACCGCCATTGGCTGGGACCCTAACGACGACGACGCCGAAAAGGCGCGCCAAAAAGAGGCGTGGACGCTCATTCAGCGAGCCCATGGCGTTGCCAACGGTCTGCCAGTCCTGGTGGCCAACCGCGTCGGCCTTGAAGCGGATCACTCCGGCGTGGGCGACGGTATCGCTTTTTGGGGCGGTAGCTTTATTTGCGGCCCACAAGGCGAGCTGTTAGCACATGCGGGTGAAGAGACCGAGCAGTTGGTCGTAAGCCTGGATATGGCGCGTAGCGAAAACACCCGACGTATTTGGCCCTACCTGCGCGACCGCCGGGTCGACGCCTATGGCGACCTGACCCGCCGCTACCGCGACTAG
- a CDS encoding Nudix family hydrolase has product MSVMVKRRVHVAAAAMISADQKHVLIARRPSNVDHGGLWEFPGGKLAPYETGLEGLKRELHEELGVEIVRAQPLIRVHHEYPDKHILLDVWQVHEFAGEPFGREGQAVRWVPMNELVNYPFPAANLPILRAVMLPTEYLITGEEPDVERFAALLERALREDNIRLVQLRAKSLDEAAYVARAERALTLCREYGAKLLLNGEPTLLEQVDADGIHLTSARLMELDRRPIAENKWLSASTHDQKQLSQAAVLGCDFVTLSPLRTTPSHPEVAPMGWHDFQQLVERAGMPVFALGGMTRFDANHARAVGAQGIASIRDFWK; this is encoded by the coding sequence ATGAGTGTAATGGTAAAACGACGGGTTCATGTTGCGGCGGCTGCAATGATCAGCGCCGATCAAAAGCACGTGCTGATCGCGCGTCGGCCTTCCAACGTCGATCACGGCGGTTTATGGGAGTTTCCTGGCGGTAAACTGGCCCCCTATGAAACTGGGTTAGAAGGCCTGAAACGTGAGCTGCATGAAGAGTTGGGCGTGGAGATCGTCCGTGCTCAGCCGCTCATTCGCGTTCACCACGAGTACCCTGATAAGCATATCTTGCTCGACGTATGGCAGGTGCATGAGTTCGCCGGCGAGCCGTTTGGCCGTGAGGGTCAAGCGGTGCGGTGGGTGCCGATGAACGAGCTGGTGAACTACCCGTTCCCGGCAGCGAACCTGCCGATCCTCCGCGCTGTGATGCTACCTACCGAGTATTTGATTACCGGTGAAGAGCCTGACGTCGAGCGCTTCGCAGCGCTGCTCGAGCGCGCTCTGCGCGAAGACAATATTCGTCTTGTTCAGCTGCGTGCCAAAAGTTTGGATGAGGCAGCCTACGTGGCTCGTGCCGAGCGTGCGCTCACGCTTTGCCGTGAATATGGGGCAAAACTGCTGCTCAACGGTGAGCCTACGCTCTTGGAGCAGGTCGATGCCGATGGCATCCATCTGACCAGTGCGCGGTTGATGGAGCTGGATCGTCGCCCGATTGCCGAAAACAAGTGGCTGTCGGCATCAACGCATGACCAGAAGCAGCTCTCCCAAGCGGCCGTGTTGGGGTGTGATTTCGTCACCCTGTCGCCGCTACGCACTACGCCTTCGCACCCGGAAGTGGCCCCCATGGGCTGGCACGACTTCCAACAACTGGTGGAGCGGGCCGGTATGCCGGTGTTCGCGCTGGGCGGCATGACCCGCTTCGACGCCAACCACGCGCGCGCGGTGGGCGCGCAAGGCATCGCCTCTATTCGCGATTTTTGGAAGTAA
- the argJ gene encoding bifunctional glutamate N-acetyltransferase/amino-acid acetyltransferase ArgJ, which translates to MAVGHLPFPELPPLDGVRLGTAKAGIKKPDRRDMVVIELPEAATVAGVFTRNAFCAAPVVVAKTHLEACAKNGLSARYWLINTGNANAGTGESGLQDAYASCAAVAEQAGVDATQVLPFSTGVIGEPLPMARLLAGLPNALGSLADSSQAWQQAGEGILTTDTRAKGATVSVAIGDQQVTINGITKGSGMIKPNMATMLGFVVTDAAIEQPLLASLLRETVDRSFNCITVDSDTSTNDACMLAATGTGARIESDEHIVVFRNALQRVMTELAQSIIRDGEGATKFITLQVNDACTRQEALDVAFTVAHSPLVKTALYASDANWGRILAAVGRAPVESFDVSRVVIDLGDVRLVENGGRANSYTEAAGSAVMAEEEITIRINLGRGDEAATVWTSDLSHDYVSINADYRS; encoded by the coding sequence ATGGCGGTGGGACATCTTCCCTTTCCAGAATTGCCACCTCTTGACGGGGTGCGTCTAGGGACTGCAAAGGCGGGCATCAAGAAGCCGGACCGCCGTGACATGGTCGTGATCGAGCTGCCTGAGGCGGCCACCGTCGCCGGTGTGTTCACGCGCAATGCGTTTTGTGCCGCTCCCGTGGTGGTGGCTAAGACACACCTTGAGGCGTGTGCAAAGAACGGTCTGTCTGCCCGGTACTGGCTGATCAATACCGGCAATGCCAATGCGGGTACGGGTGAGTCAGGACTGCAGGATGCCTATGCCAGCTGCGCCGCGGTGGCCGAGCAAGCCGGGGTGGACGCCACCCAGGTACTGCCGTTCTCGACTGGCGTGATTGGCGAGCCATTGCCCATGGCCCGCCTTTTGGCGGGTTTGCCAAATGCGCTGGGGTCGTTGGCTGATTCAAGTCAAGCCTGGCAGCAGGCAGGGGAAGGCATTCTTACTACCGACACTCGCGCAAAAGGCGCGACGGTTAGCGTGGCGATTGGCGACCAGCAGGTGACCATCAACGGTATTACCAAAGGGTCGGGCATGATCAAACCCAACATGGCGACCATGCTGGGATTCGTCGTTACCGACGCGGCGATTGAGCAGCCCTTACTCGCCTCGCTACTCCGGGAAACGGTGGATCGCTCTTTCAACTGCATCACCGTGGATAGCGATACCTCTACCAACGATGCCTGCATGCTGGCAGCGACGGGCACGGGGGCGCGTATCGAAAGCGACGAGCATATTGTCGTGTTCCGCAATGCACTGCAGCGAGTGATGACCGAGCTAGCTCAGTCGATCATCCGCGATGGCGAGGGGGCGACTAAATTCATCACCCTGCAGGTGAACGATGCCTGCACGCGCCAAGAGGCGCTGGACGTAGCATTTACCGTGGCCCATTCGCCGCTGGTCAAAACCGCCCTTTATGCTTCCGATGCCAACTGGGGGCGTATTTTAGCGGCAGTGGGGCGGGCACCGGTGGAGTCGTTCGATGTCAGCCGTGTCGTCATCGATTTGGGCGATGTGCGACTGGTGGAGAACGGTGGCCGTGCTAATAGCTACACCGAGGCAGCTGGCAGTGCTGTCATGGCCGAGGAAGAGATTACAATTCGCATTAATTTGGGGCGTGGTGACGAGGCGGCCACTGTGTGGACCTCGGATCTGTCCCATGACTATGTGTCCATCAACGCGGATTACCGCAGCTAA
- the secA gene encoding preprotein translocase subunit SecA translates to MINNLLRKVVGSKNDREVKRMQKSVQSINALEETLAGLSDAELQAKTPELRQRLDEGATLDSLLPDAFAVVREASKRVMGMRHFDVQMVGGMTLHRGRIAEMKTGEGKTLVATLAVYLNALTRKGVHVVTVNDYLARRDAEWMRPLYEFLGLTVGVIFAGQTGEEKRHAYQCDITYGTNNEFGFDYLRDNMAFSLEDKVQRGLHYAIVDEVDSILIDEARTPLIISGAVDENTDLYGIVNRLAQQLEQGEVSEDDEAPVSGDFVLDEKQKQVELTEQGHNKVEELMRAEGLLGEGESLYAAQNLNLLQHMHSALRARHLYHLDVDYIVAEGQVVIVDEHTGRTMPGRRWSEGLHQAVEAKEGVTVQRESQTLASTTFQNYFRLYEKLSGMTGTADTEAFEFRQIYGLDVIVIPTNRPLARKDLNDLVYLSAEEKYEAIIKDVKAETEAGRPVLVGTASIETSEYLARLMRNAGLKFNVLNAKQHQSEAEIIAQAGRPGAITIATNMAGRGTDIMLGGNWEAEAAKLQNPSQAQIDTLKAEWQKRHDAVLEAGGLHVVGSERHESRRIDNQLRGRAGRQGDPGSTRFFLSLEDSLMRLFGSDRVKRLMQALGLERGEAIEHKMVSNAVERAQKKVEGRNFDIRKQLLEYDDVANDQRRVIYEQRNEILASDDVSAAVLGIREEVMEEAISDYVPPQSLAEQWDLPGLEAHLKTEFNLDAPVVQWADEDERFSEEKLRERLQTMHRDAYQAKIESAGEALIRRFEKQVMLQVLDTRWKEHLQSMDHLRRGIHLRGYAQKNPKQEYKRESFELFQHLLTNIKADVTRILSHVQVRQPEEVDALEQKRREELAREKATAASRHDAPDAEPGEASPGADGRPLRRENPKVGRNDPCVCGSGKKYKQCCGKLS, encoded by the coding sequence ATGATTAATAATTTGTTACGTAAAGTGGTCGGCTCCAAGAACGACCGTGAAGTCAAGCGCATGCAAAAAAGTGTGCAGAGCATCAATGCATTGGAAGAGACCCTGGCGGGCCTAAGCGATGCAGAGCTTCAAGCAAAAACTCCAGAACTACGTCAGCGTCTAGACGAAGGGGCAACGCTGGACAGCCTCTTGCCCGATGCGTTTGCTGTGGTGCGCGAGGCCAGTAAGCGGGTGATGGGGATGCGTCATTTCGACGTGCAGATGGTGGGGGGTATGACCCTACACCGCGGCCGTATCGCCGAAATGAAGACTGGTGAAGGTAAAACCCTGGTCGCCACGCTCGCGGTCTATTTGAACGCGCTGACTCGCAAAGGCGTTCATGTCGTGACCGTGAACGACTACCTCGCCCGTCGCGATGCCGAATGGATGCGCCCCCTGTATGAATTTCTAGGGCTCACGGTGGGTGTTATTTTCGCCGGACAGACGGGGGAAGAGAAGCGTCACGCGTATCAATGCGATATTACCTACGGCACCAATAACGAATTTGGCTTCGACTACCTACGCGACAACATGGCGTTCTCGCTGGAAGACAAAGTCCAGCGCGGTTTGCACTACGCCATTGTGGACGAAGTCGACTCCATCTTGATCGATGAAGCGCGCACACCGCTGATCATCTCCGGTGCGGTGGACGAAAATACGGACCTCTACGGCATCGTGAATCGTTTGGCTCAGCAGCTCGAGCAGGGGGAAGTCTCCGAAGATGACGAAGCGCCAGTGAGCGGCGATTTCGTGCTCGACGAAAAGCAGAAACAGGTAGAACTGACCGAGCAAGGACACAATAAGGTCGAAGAACTCATGCGGGCCGAGGGGCTGCTGGGGGAGGGCGAATCGCTTTATGCTGCGCAAAACCTCAACTTGCTGCAGCACATGCACTCGGCGCTACGTGCGCGTCACCTCTACCACCTCGACGTGGACTACATCGTTGCGGAAGGTCAGGTCGTGATCGTCGACGAACATACCGGTCGTACCATGCCTGGGCGTCGTTGGTCCGAGGGGTTGCACCAGGCCGTCGAAGCCAAAGAAGGGGTGACGGTTCAGCGTGAAAGTCAGACGCTGGCATCCACTACCTTCCAGAACTACTTTCGTCTGTATGAAAAGCTGTCGGGCATGACGGGCACGGCGGACACCGAAGCGTTCGAATTCCGTCAAATTTACGGTCTGGACGTCATCGTCATCCCTACCAACCGTCCGTTGGCGCGCAAGGATCTCAATGATCTCGTCTACCTGAGCGCCGAAGAGAAGTACGAAGCCATCATCAAAGACGTCAAGGCAGAAACAGAGGCTGGTCGTCCTGTGCTGGTCGGTACGGCGTCGATCGAAACGTCCGAGTACCTCGCACGCCTGATGCGCAATGCAGGCTTGAAATTTAACGTGCTCAACGCAAAACAGCACCAAAGCGAAGCGGAAATCATCGCCCAGGCGGGCCGACCAGGTGCCATTACCATCGCCACCAACATGGCGGGGCGTGGGACGGACATCATGTTGGGTGGCAACTGGGAGGCCGAGGCAGCCAAGCTGCAAAACCCCAGTCAAGCCCAAATCGATACGCTCAAGGCCGAATGGCAAAAGCGCCATGATGCGGTCTTGGAAGCGGGTGGCCTGCACGTCGTGGGTTCCGAGCGGCACGAATCACGGCGTATCGATAACCAGCTTCGCGGTCGCGCCGGGCGTCAGGGGGATCCTGGCTCGACACGCTTCTTCCTCTCCTTGGAAGATAGCCTGATGCGTCTGTTTGGCTCGGATCGCGTGAAGCGTTTGATGCAGGCGTTGGGGCTCGAGCGTGGCGAGGCCATCGAGCACAAAATGGTCTCTAACGCGGTCGAGCGCGCGCAGAAGAAAGTCGAAGGCCGTAACTTCGATATCCGTAAGCAGCTACTGGAGTACGATGACGTCGCCAACGACCAGCGCCGCGTCATCTATGAGCAGCGTAACGAAATTCTCGCCTCCGACGATGTCTCCGCCGCTGTGTTAGGTATTCGTGAGGAGGTCATGGAGGAGGCGATTAGCGACTACGTGCCCCCACAAAGTCTGGCTGAGCAGTGGGATCTTCCTGGGCTGGAAGCGCATCTGAAAACGGAGTTCAATCTCGATGCTCCGGTCGTGCAGTGGGCGGACGAGGATGAGCGCTTCAGTGAAGAGAAGCTGCGCGAGCGCCTGCAAACCATGCACCGCGACGCGTACCAGGCGAAGATCGAGTCCGCTGGTGAAGCGCTGATTCGTCGCTTCGAGAAACAAGTGATGCTGCAAGTGCTGGATACCCGCTGGAAAGAGCATCTGCAGTCCATGGATCATTTGCGTCGCGGTATCCACTTGCGTGGCTATGCACAGAAAAACCCCAAGCAGGAGTACAAGCGCGAGTCCTTCGAGCTGTTCCAGCATCTGTTGACCAACATCAAAGCCGATGTCACGCGTATTCTCAGCCACGTTCAGGTGCGTCAGCCAGAAGAGGTCGATGCGCTGGAGCAGAAGCGCCGTGAAGAGCTGGCCCGTGAAAAAGCCACGGCTGCCAGCCGCCACGATGCGCCCGATGCCGAGCCTGGCGAGGCCTCGCCCGGTGCCGACGGTCGCCCGCTGCGTCGTGAAAATCCCAAAGTAGGCCGCAACGATCCTTGCGTGTGTGGTTCGGGTAAGAAATACAAGCAGTGCTGCGGAAAATTGAGCTAA
- a CDS encoding DUF721 domain-containing protein, translating to MSIKVKRSRAQPIAQLLTKSGGVGQLMRQSRLIDQAQRHLRAHLPEEMREHIFVGGFSNGRLTLISGQASWLTWLRYEQSRLLSLLHQLPGFEGVTGFTLKVRPVRPIESPRRFTRTLSDSAGKTLAECAKDADSLSLKHALERLASHARPKDTKT from the coding sequence ATGAGTATAAAGGTTAAGCGTTCTCGCGCACAGCCCATTGCCCAACTGCTAACCAAGTCAGGCGGCGTCGGCCAGCTCATGCGACAATCACGCTTGATCGATCAAGCACAGCGGCATCTCCGTGCTCATTTACCCGAAGAGATGCGTGAACATATTTTCGTAGGCGGTTTTAGCAATGGGCGCTTGACCCTCATCAGCGGGCAAGCGAGCTGGCTGACGTGGCTACGCTACGAACAATCTCGCCTGTTATCGCTGCTTCACCAGCTCCCTGGCTTTGAGGGAGTGACAGGGTTCACCCTTAAAGTGCGCCCCGTACGCCCCATCGAGTCACCCAGACGCTTCACGCGAACGCTTTCCGACAGTGCGGGCAAAACCCTGGCCGAATGCGCCAAAGACGCTGACAGCCTCAGCCTCAAACATGCCCTAGAGCGCCTGGCCTCTCACGCTCGCCCGAAAGACACCAAAACGTAA
- the lpxC gene encoding UDP-3-O-acyl-N-acetylglucosamine deacetylase, which produces MIRQRTLQNVIRATGVGLHSGKKVHMALRPAPANTGIVFVRTDLDPVVHVPARAELVEDTTLCTALSYEGVKVATVEHLMSAFAGLGIDNAYVDISAPEVPIMDGSASPFVFLIQSAGILEQEAAKKFIRIKRRIGVTDGDKEATFLPHQGFKVSFAIDFDHPVFEQQKQTALIDFSTTSFVKEVSRARTFGFMRDLEYLRSNNLALGGSLENAIVVDDYRIVNEGGLRYEDEFVKHKVLDAIGDLYQLGYSLIGEFRGVKSGHALNNQLCRELMAQPDAYEIVTFEEEKAVAPISYAAPAMA; this is translated from the coding sequence ATGATCAGACAACGCACACTACAAAACGTCATTCGCGCCACTGGAGTGGGTCTGCACTCCGGCAAAAAAGTCCATATGGCTTTGCGTCCGGCACCGGCCAACACCGGCATTGTGTTTGTCAGAACCGATCTGGATCCCGTGGTACATGTGCCTGCCCGTGCCGAACTGGTTGAAGACACCACGCTGTGCACGGCGCTCTCTTATGAAGGTGTCAAAGTCGCGACCGTCGAGCACCTTATGTCCGCCTTTGCGGGCTTGGGCATCGATAATGCCTACGTCGATATCAGTGCCCCGGAAGTGCCCATCATGGATGGTAGCGCCAGCCCATTTGTCTTTTTGATTCAGTCTGCGGGCATTTTGGAGCAAGAGGCGGCCAAGAAATTCATTCGCATCAAGCGCCGCATTGGTGTGACCGATGGTGATAAAGAAGCCACTTTTTTGCCTCACCAAGGTTTTAAAGTGTCGTTTGCCATCGATTTCGACCATCCGGTTTTCGAGCAGCAGAAGCAAACTGCGCTGATCGACTTTTCGACCACGTCGTTCGTCAAAGAAGTCTCCCGTGCGCGAACTTTTGGCTTCATGCGCGATCTCGAGTACCTTCGCTCCAACAATTTGGCTCTTGGGGGCAGCCTCGAGAATGCGATCGTTGTTGATGATTACCGTATCGTCAATGAAGGTGGCCTGCGCTATGAAGATGAGTTCGTCAAACACAAGGTGCTAGATGCCATCGGTGACCTGTATCAGTTGGGCTATAGTTTGATTGGCGAATTCCGCGGCGTGAAATCAGGCCATGCGCTCAATAACCAGCTGTGCCGTGAGCTAATGGCTCAGCCTGATGCCTATGAAATTGTCACGTTCGAAGAAGAGAAAGCCGTGGCACCCATCTCTTATGCGGCTCCAGCGATGGCGTAA
- the ftsZ gene encoding cell division protein FtsZ: MFELVDNAPSSSAVIKVVGVGGGGGNAVNHMVESNIEGVEFICANTDAQALKRVSAKTVLQLGGEITKGLGAGANPEVGRQAAMEDRERIAELLSGADMVFITAGMGGGTGTGGAPVVAQVAKELGILTVAVVTRPFPFEGPKRMRAAEEGMKELSEHVDSLITIPNEKLLSVLGKNATLLTAFSAANDVLLGAVQGIAELITSPGIINVDFADVRTVMSEMGMAMMGTGGATGENRAREAAEKAIRSPLLEDIDLHGARGILVNITAGPDLSIGEFNDVGATVQEFASQEATIVVGTSIDMEMSDELRVTVVAAGLDGSKAKATAAREPARRSAAEAGGSDYRKLQQPTVMRQQATARAEAPDAAPKPRAEKRRAADADDYLDIPAFLRRQAD; this comes from the coding sequence ATGTTCGAATTGGTAGATAACGCACCCTCGAGCAGTGCGGTCATCAAAGTAGTGGGCGTTGGCGGCGGTGGCGGTAACGCTGTCAACCATATGGTCGAAAGCAACATCGAAGGCGTCGAGTTCATTTGCGCCAACACCGATGCTCAGGCCCTCAAGCGCGTATCGGCAAAGACGGTGCTGCAGTTGGGTGGTGAAATCACCAAAGGGCTCGGGGCAGGTGCTAACCCTGAAGTAGGGCGGCAGGCGGCCATGGAAGACCGTGAGCGCATTGCCGAACTGCTGAGCGGCGCCGACATGGTCTTCATTACGGCAGGTATGGGCGGCGGCACCGGCACTGGCGGGGCGCCCGTCGTAGCGCAAGTCGCCAAAGAGCTTGGCATTTTGACGGTGGCCGTGGTGACACGCCCCTTCCCCTTCGAAGGGCCCAAGCGAATGCGTGCGGCAGAAGAGGGAATGAAAGAGCTCTCCGAGCATGTCGACTCGTTGATCACTATTCCCAACGAAAAGCTGCTGTCGGTCCTAGGCAAGAACGCCACGCTGCTGACGGCGTTCAGCGCAGCCAACGATGTGCTGCTGGGCGCGGTGCAGGGTATTGCAGAGCTGATCACCAGCCCAGGGATCATCAACGTGGACTTTGCCGATGTGCGCACCGTCATGTCAGAAATGGGCATGGCCATGATGGGGACCGGCGGCGCTACGGGGGAAAACCGCGCCCGTGAAGCCGCTGAAAAAGCCATTCGCAGCCCGCTACTCGAGGATATCGATCTTCATGGCGCGCGCGGTATTCTGGTCAACATTACCGCAGGCCCGGATCTTTCCATCGGCGAATTCAACGATGTGGGTGCAACGGTCCAAGAATTTGCATCTCAAGAGGCGACCATCGTGGTGGGTACCTCCATCGATATGGAAATGTCCGATGAGCTGCGCGTTACGGTGGTGGCGGCCGGACTGGATGGTAGCAAAGCCAAGGCGACGGCGGCGCGAGAACCGGCTCGTCGCTCTGCGGCGGAAGCCGGTGGTTCCGATTATCGTAAATTGCAGCAACCCACTGTCATGCGCCAGCAAGCCACGGCACGCGCCGAAGCTCCCGATGCAGCGCCAAAGCCGCGTGCTGAAAAGCGTCGTGCAGCGGATGCCGACGACTACTTGGATATCCCCGCGTTCCTGCGTCGTCAAGCGGATTAA